The Carassius gibelio isolate Cgi1373 ecotype wild population from Czech Republic chromosome B9, carGib1.2-hapl.c, whole genome shotgun sequence genome includes a region encoding these proteins:
- the LOC127964608 gene encoding uncharacterized protein LOC127964608 translates to MGHIRTWITCLRTKGKDTQQPGKGNRRPAAQWLSLRKQIPTLITIKSFCDCVRLSHSTGSQDTSTGLPAQAGMERSRASVISAHFITCLAFAGLVGAGKPWLPPEVCRTLLCDKVTFDANAYKFCVEPFNQTMANTEYQLRCPWPSTRRDYVKLILCLEDLANSTCCKDVSYRHYLMLDIHKVYFSMCSYMQDPGIPILLMLILPCVIIPFFIPFICQYFKLQEYRLPNN, encoded by the exons ATGGGACACATTAGAACATGGATCACATGCTTGAGAACGAAAGGGAAGGACACACAGCAGCCTGGGAAAGGAAACAGACGTCCAGCGGCTCAGTGGCTGTCATTGCGAAAGCAAATTCCCACTCTAATTACCATCAAGAGTTTCTGTGACTGTGTGCGTCTCTCTCACAGCACAGGCTCTCAAGACACTTCAACTGGTCTTCCAGCACAAGCAG GGATGGAGAGAAGCAGGGCCTCTGTGATTTCTGCCCATTTCATCACATGTTTAGCTTTCGCAG GCTTGGTGGGAGCAGGGAAGCCCTGGTTGCCGCCAGAAGTGTGTAGGACACTGCTATGTGACAAAGTCACTTTTGATGCCAATGCTTATAAATTTTGTGTTGAGCCATTCAATCAAACCATGGCAAACACTGAATACCAACTCAGATGTCCCTGGCCAAGCACTAGAAG AGACTACGTCAAACTGATTCTGTGCCTGGAGGATCTGGCTAACTCCACATGCTGTAAAGACGTTTCCTACAGACACTACCTAATGCTGGACATCCATAAGGTTTATTTCTCCATGTGCTCATATATGCAAGACCCAGGAATTCCCATCCTTCTGATGCTCATCTTGCCCTGTGTCATCATCCCATTCTTTATACCATTCATCTGCCAGTACTTCAAACTGCAGGAGTATAGACTGCCAAACAACTAA